CTTTCAATGCATCTGGGTCAACCGCGCTTAAGCTATCAGTCAATCTCCGCCGTTTCAGGGTTTGTATTGTGTGACTCGCCGTTTTCATCAAAGATAAGTTGCACGTTGTTTTGCTGGTCCACATCGACCTTAACACGCCCCCCATTTGACAGCTTGCCAAATAGTAATTCATCTGCCAAGGCGCGCCGGATAGTGCTTTGAATCAGACGTTGCATCGGCCGCGCGCCCATGAGTGGGTCGAAACCGCTGCTAGCAAGATATTTGCGCAGCTCATCAGTAAAAATAACCTCTACCTTCTTTTCATGGAGCTGCTCTTCCAATTGGATTAAGAACTTGTCAACTACACGCAGAATAATTTCTTCGTTGAGTGGGCGGAAGTTAATGATTGCGTCCAACCGATTACGAAACTCAGGAGTGAAGGTCTTTTTAATTTCGGCCATTTCATCGCCAGCTTCGTTGCGCGTAGTAAAACCAATTTTGGCTTTTTGCAGGGCTTCAGCGCCCGCGTTGGTGGTCATGATGACAATCACATTACGGAAATCGGCTTTACGGCCATTGTTATCCGTCAATGTGCCATGATCCATCACTTGCAACAGAAGATTATAAATATCTGGATGCGCTTTTTCGATTTCATCCAGCAGCAACACGCAGTGCGGCTTTTTCGTGATCGCCTCCGTTAAGAGGCCACCTTGATCAAAGCCAACATAACCCGGCGGCGCGCCGATTAAACGGCTGACCGCATGGCGCTCCATGTACTCAGACATATCAAAACGCGTCAGCTCAATCCCCAAGGTGAAAGCAAGTTGACGGGCGACCTCGGTTTTACCAACGCCCGTTGGGCCTGAGAATAGAAACGCGCCGATAGGTTTGCCAATTTGACCCAGTCCGGCACGCGCCATTTTAATCGCGGAGGCCAAAGCTTCAATGGCTAGGTCTTGTCCAAAGACCACGCTTTTGAGGTCGCGCTCAAGGGTCTGCAATTTGCTGCGATCATCGAGTGAAACGCTTTGGGTCGGCACGCGGGCGATTTTTGCAATAATTTCCTCAATTTCAGTTTTACCTACGATCTTTTTTTGTTTCGATTTAGGTAATACGCGTTGCGCTGCGCCCGCTTCATCAATCACGTCAATCGCTTTATCAGGCAAATGCCGATCCGTAATAAAACGGGCCGATAATTCAGCCGCAGCGGATAATGCAGCGCCAGAATATTTAACATTGTGATGCTCTTCAAAGCGCGACTTCAATCCACGCAAAATCGCTATGGTTTGGGCCACCGTGGGCTCAGACACATCAATTTTTTGGAAACGCCGCGACAAAGCGGCATCTTTATCAAAAATCCCGCGATACTCGGTAAAAGTAGTCGCTCCAATGCATTTTATTTGTCCTGACGAAAGCGCTGGTTTTAATAAGTTTGATGCGTCTAGCGTCCCGCCTGAGGCAGCGCCTGCGCCAATCAAAGTGTGAATTTCATCGATAAAAAGTATCGCATGAGGGCGCTCTTTTAATTCTTTAAGCACTATTTTTAAACGTTGCTCAAAATCGCCACGGTATTTAGTGCCGGCCAGCAAAGCGCCCATATCTAATGAATAAACCACTGCATTCGCCAATATATCAGGCACTTCGCCACGCGTGAGCCGCCAGGCAAGCCCTTCCGCGATAGCCGTTTTACCTACGCCGGCCTCCCCTACTAATAGCGGGTTGTTTTTCCGACGTCGGCACAAAACTTGCACTACGCGTTCAACTTCGGGCTCCCGCCCAATCAATGGATCAATGCGCCCTTCTTTGGCGAGTTGATTCAAGTTCTGCGTAAATTGCGCTAGCTGGGTTTCTTTTTGTCCAGCCGCTCCGTCTTGATCTGTGCTGGCATCCGCCGATTTTGTGGCTTCACTCTCGCCGGTTTTAGCGATTCCGTGCGCAATAAAATTGACCACATCTAAGCGCGCGATCCCTTGTTGCTGCAAGCAATAAACCGCATGCGACTCCTTTTCTCCAAAAATCGCAACCAATACATTTGCGCCGGTCACTTCTTTTTTGCCATTTGAGGCAGATTGGACATGCATAATCGCACGCTGAATCACCCTCTGAAAACCTAATGTAGGCTGTGTATCGGCGTCTATCGAACCCGGTACGACCGGAGTGTTATCGTGAATAAAATGGTGCAAATTGTGGCGCAGGTCATCAATGTTGGCCGCGCAAGCGCGCAATACCTCAACCGCGGTCGGATTATCTAACAGCGCTAGCAATAGGTGCTCTACCGTAATAAACTCATGCCGGGCTTGGCGCGCTTCCATAAACGCCATATGCAAGCTAACCTCTAGTTCTTGAGCGATCATGTTCTCTCCATAACGCATCGCAGCGGATGACCGGCCTGCTTTGCATGGGTGGTTACCTGCTTAACTTTGGTCATTGCCACATCACGCGTATAAACCCCACAAATTGCTTTACCTTCGCAATGTACCTTCAGCATAATCTGAATTGAGGCCTTTTGGTCTTTTCTAAAGTATTTTTGAAGAATCATGACGACAAACCCCATCGGCGTAAAGTCATCATTTAACAACACGACTTGATACATAGGCGGCGGTTTTATTTTTTGCTTTTGCCGCTCAACCACAATGTTATCTTCGAGATTCGAGAAAATCGCCATACTCTTCTTTATTTTAAACAAGTTGCATGCACTTGCATTGTGGCCGGGCTCATTAGAGTAGAATAACTAACTTCATGCAGGTTGTTTGCAACCGCCTCACCGAACCAAAATCAGTTCGACCAAATCTAGATTTTTTCACCTTCGACATACGTTGCCTGCACCATCAGTTGGCGATCAAGCACAACTAAATCTGCCCAGGCGCCGACTGCGAGCCGACCACGTTGCGTTAAGCCCAAATAATCCGCCGCATAGCGTGACAAGCGGTGGGAGGCTTCGGCTAACGGCAAACCCAGCGAGACTAGATTACGCAGCGCTTGGTCCATCGTCAATGTGCTCCCGGCCAATGTGCCATCCGCCAAGCGCACGCCATTGA
The Mycoavidus cysteinexigens genome window above contains:
- the clpA gene encoding ATP-dependent Clp protease ATP-binding subunit ClpA, with the protein product MIAQELEVSLHMAFMEARQARHEFITVEHLLLALLDNPTAVEVLRACAANIDDLRHNLHHFIHDNTPVVPGSIDADTQPTLGFQRVIQRAIMHVQSASNGKKEVTGANVLVAIFGEKESHAVYCLQQQGIARLDVVNFIAHGIAKTGESEATKSADASTDQDGAAGQKETQLAQFTQNLNQLAKEGRIDPLIGREPEVERVVQVLCRRRKNNPLLVGEAGVGKTAIAEGLAWRLTRGEVPDILANAVVYSLDMGALLAGTKYRGDFEQRLKIVLKELKERPHAILFIDEIHTLIGAGAASGGTLDASNLLKPALSSGQIKCIGATTFTEYRGIFDKDAALSRRFQKIDVSEPTVAQTIAILRGLKSRFEEHHNVKYSGAALSAAAELSARFITDRHLPDKAIDVIDEAGAAQRVLPKSKQKKIVGKTEIEEIIAKIARVPTQSVSLDDRSKLQTLERDLKSVVFGQDLAIEALASAIKMARAGLGQIGKPIGAFLFSGPTGVGKTEVARQLAFTLGIELTRFDMSEYMERHAVSRLIGAPPGYVGFDQGGLLTEAITKKPHCVLLLDEIEKAHPDIYNLLLQVMDHGTLTDNNGRKADFRNVIVIMTTNAGAEALQKAKIGFTTRNEAGDEMAEIKKTFTPEFRNRLDAIINFRPLNEEIILRVVDKFLIQLEEQLHEKKVEVIFTDELRKYLASSGFDPLMGARPMQRLIQSTIRRALADELLFGKLSNGGRVKVDVDQQNNVQLIFDENGESHNTNPETAEID
- the clpS gene encoding ATP-dependent Clp protease adapter ClpS, which codes for MAIFSNLEDNIVVERQKQKIKPPPMYQVVLLNDDFTPMGFVVMILQKYFRKDQKASIQIMLKVHCEGKAICGVYTRDVAMTKVKQVTTHAKQAGHPLRCVMERT